The Magnolia sinica isolate HGM2019 chromosome 3, MsV1, whole genome shotgun sequence genome includes the window CATTCAAAGAAAATTACTGGCAGAATCAAAAGAAACGTCTTGAATGGTAAGAAAGAAACTAGTGAGTCTCATGTTGAAATGTACCGATAACCAAATCTTTTCTCGCCAACGCATTGAACTCTTTCAAACGTATGTATCCAACTGAAGCAGCTCCATTTTCCACCGGTTCTAAGCGGTAGAATACTGGGGTTCGTGCAGTAATTTGCCTCTGGACTTTAAAAGATTGAACTGGTCCACAATTTCCATGTTTAACCTACAAGCATCTATATTTAGTTGGGGAAACAATAAAACTCAATCTGAAAGTACCATGTTAATACACCATATTTGCAACATGATTTAATGGTATAACCTCAATAGTCACAAATGTTTCCTTAGGACCTTGCAGCAAAGATGATACTTCAAAGGCTGATTTCCCCTTGATTTCCACGCCATTAACGGATAAGACCTCATCCCCCTACCAAGTGAGCAGAGAATGCACAGAAATAAatttaaaatgtttatttgcaaatATATCATCGCAATAATGTCACCAACCAAAACTGTTCAAAACAGTAGCAGTGGTAATATCAGCAGAAAAACAACCAAAACTCTACAAGTGTATCATTTAGAAGATAATGAAAATCTAGAGCACATGTGCCACCTTCCCTGTAGTAGCAAAAATAAGAAAATGTATTTTActgcttatttttatttttattttatttttgagatgCTCTcatagggctgtacatgaaccgagttagctcagttggctcgcttgactcaactcgaaaaagatcgattcaactcagttcgaaaCGGAGTTCAAGCttagttgagctgattttttgagctcgaaaaaatttcgaactgagttcgagcttgcccaagctcgactcgactcggattgaaccccaacttgaatcgaactagttcggtgactcggttattttgatattgatgttgctcaccaagtgtttgatgaaatgactcaacgaagtgtcagctagtggcgaggaaggtatggatatgaaacaaatacccttgtgtcTTGATTTTGATCTTGACTACTGAGTGTTTGaagaaatacctgtaaaaccgctgctgctgttttacatacagtgagaaattgaaggtgcactccatgtgtttgtcaaaacgctgcacaggcgaactcggctcaatcttggctcgaactggcccgagctgctgaccgaaccgagccgaactagccaattaggctcgaggactgagccgagccgagttcaagctggggtcagctagtggctgagccaagccgagctgtgccaagctcgactcggtttgactcgtgtacacctctatctcATGCAATGGAATCTGGTTCTGACACAGTACTTGAATGGATATTGATTTCCATATCAAAACTATTTAGATTGAAGACAGATTTCTCAGAGAACGGTAACTGAGAATTTGTCAAAACTATTCCAAGATCTCATCCCTACCCAATGACACGTAATTAACGATGGGTAAACAACTTAATGTAGGAACCATAGGCAAAACAGTAAGATAAATACAGTCCAGTACTAGTCACAAACAGTCTAGGCAACAACGGTAAAGAAATTCAACTTGAGCCACAAATAGCCGACTGAAGCAATGCCAATAAAACCAGAAAAGAAAGCAGACTGGGAAATAAACCATCCTATCACTACCTTGGTCAGAAATGCACTGGTAATCTAGAAAGCGATTAACCTAGTCACTGTTTCCTGCACGACAAAACCTATTCTAGGTCAACATCTAAAGATATTATTCTCCCATTAGCCAGAATTTTCATATCTCATTCATGATGCAAGCAGGACCTACTCATAGTAACAGTTGCACTAAAATATGTATGTTATTCACAACTCATTCCACATTGGAAGATTACAACATGGTAACATCTCAACCCCATATTCTCTCTCCAGAGAGTTCATTAAACCATGGACAGATCTCAACCCTTAATCCAAGTGTCCAACTTAATGCAAGGATCACAATGGAAGCCCCTTCCCTCCAAAATCACCCACCACagggagaaataaggaaagacaACAAAGCCAAAAACAACACGTTTTACCCCTTTGGAACTTTCCATCCTAACTTAATTTTGAACATCTTTATACCATGTGGTGAACATGTTTATTGATTTTAGTGTTGAAAAACATTATGCAATAAAATATATTTCCCAGGACACCATACATGTTATGATACTGTGCTGGAAAAATAGAACCCATTAAGTTTTCATTGATCAAAATGAAGTATCTATACATTCAATGCAAAACACCTAAAGTAATGATGCCCAAAGTAACACCCTTACAATTTACTACAATTGCAAGTACGGTAATGCCTTTATATGATAATGAAAACTAAGTATCACATACATGATTCTAAATTACCAATAAGTGTCACATAGATTTATAATCCAAATAAACATAATAAAACCGCATAAGGCCTGAGCCTACCTCATGGATACTTCCATACTAATTTAGTTCAATTCCATGAAGTCTTTGCCGACCCAAATAGATGGGAAAaggctatgataatgatgatataaTAACAACTTAACAAAAGATCTCACCATAAATTTCTAGGATGTTGAGCATTTTTCAGGTGAGCTAATCTCCTCCCCTTCTTTGATGCatcttgcttcttcttcttttttcctttttcttttaaatgAAGTTATTACTTATCCAAAAGAACAGAAGGTTTGGGATGTCATTACAAAGTTTGCCTTGGGATTGTCTTGCTAGCTTAATTACAAACAACATATCCATGTTGGCAGTTACAAATCCACTTTGAAAGATTTCATCACATTTAAGTTAAGGTGAATAACCCAAACAAGCAAATGGTAAAtataacatgaaaaaaaaaattcatctttttgtcCCAAATTTAAGTGAAAGGAATATAAGAAGATCCCCATAAAAAGAATATATGGATCACATGTACCTGGATAGCAATTCAATAATGCCCCAGAGAAAGCTATCATTAGCATTGCTGGCAAACCGAGCAAGGCCAGAGAATGTATAGTTCCAGCCCATGAGCTAAGGACATGAGTCCAACCCTGACTGCCCAGCTGATGAGCTAACGAATCAGGCTCAGGCCAGGTCATGCTGGATACACCATCCAAACGCTCAACTGAACAATGTCCGATAGATCAGGTTGGGTTGGACATTTAGGCAGATGCAAGACAAGGTACAACCTATTTAGTTATCAGGTCTTAGACTCAGGCCCGCGTGCAACCCAAGAGGCTTGAGGCTCAGTCCAAATTCTGCCTAAAGCAAGCTGGACTTGCCCAGGACCAGCCCAACCCAGCCCAGCTGATTTGAAAGTTGCAACCCTAACTAGCATTGTTAGAAGAAAGGTAAGAGAACATTTATGGAAAAGCAGGCTATTTGAAACTTATAATGAATGGAAGCACATGATACTGAAAACGTGCAGAACTACTAATACAAAGGAGTACATACTCCAAAATGGAAAATTCATTATTACTATTAGTCAATCGTGATGACCCAAACAACAATCAAAGGAAAAAGCATGGAAATACAAAGAGGTataaactgaaaaaagaagaagaagagtagtatatgaaacaaaaagaaaacaattggATAAGAAGTGAACGCAGCATACTCACTATACCTGTCTTACACCAGCAGAATGTGCAGGACCATCCAATATGATCCCTAATACTTTCACTTTGATAGCACCGTTGTCATCAGGAATTTCTCTAAGATTTACCCCAATCCCAGTCACATCATACCTAGCCATCTTCGAGAACTTTCATCGATGATGGAAGTAACACATGacaagaaataagaaaaatgcAACTCTTGAAAGTAACATTGATATCAGTGGCAGAATAGTCAGATGTTAAAGGAAGATTTGCAACATTTGGCAAACATGAATGGTTAATGTTATCAGTAACAGTCTACAGTCAAGAAAGGGTAACTGGAAACAAAGTAGGACCAACAAAGTTGAAATATGAAAGAGGAATTTATCTGGAAGAGGAGACAGGTCAAAACGAAGGCATAAAAGCATATTaatttgtggggggggggggggggggtgttgggtTCAGAATTGACATTTCTGTGCTCACATTTTAAACAAGGCGTCTTTTCAAAAGTGAAAGAGGAAGCAATATAGGGCGGGGAGTGTCAAAATAGTACAGTTTACCAACTGAGCTATTCTTAGTTGGCATGCATAATTTAAGGCAATAGCCATTTCCACCAATGGCCATATATAGCAACATCCAAAAACACACTCTACACTACCCATGAATGGAATTGGAAAAGCTTGTGCATATACTCATACACTTAACAAATGAAGTGTCAGATGCATGTGGCATGCCAATAACGGAGTGGGTGGGTGCACTACATTTCAGAAGCGGAACTTCCAGTCACTTAGTGAAAATTACATGCTAATGTCATTTCTGTTTCCTGTCTCTGAAAATGGTGACAGGAATAGTTCCTGTCTTTTATGTTTGAAGATCCATCACAATAGCTAATCTGCGGCTGATAAGTGGTATTCTCACCAAATAACCATTTTCAGCAGCATGCCTTTTTTTAGAGCCTCAACTGATGTGCAATTCAAACACACCCAAAATGCCGCAATATCAAACATGCTACTTGCATGAAGTATAAATGTAGGGGTATATACATTAAAAGTGTTGCAATTTTCAGGCATATGCCAATCATTTCCGTTGCCTATCAGTAATATTTCGCTTATGAAAAAGTACCAGCATTAGAAAGAAGCCATGCAAGATTCTTGATATGGAAATTCTCCTCATTCACTACAAGGGTTAAAGATTCACAATAACTAGAATTTTGGACCCAGTAAAGAACAAAGCCATAATTTTTTAAAGAATATGTGAAGACCAATTCTTGTACAGTTTGAGAAGTGAATACAAGAACAatgtcattttcttcaaagatgaagGTGCACTCTGTTCAACTAGGTAGTAATTTCAATGCACATCTTCGAATAATCAGTGATAGACTCCTCTCTGCCACCCATTACAAAAGCAATGACTATGTGAATATATGAAACTCCAAATCCACATCAAGAGAGCAAGTACCTCCGAGGGAGATAAGAACCGTGTGTATGGGTCGCCCAAACTAGCTAGCATCCTTCGGATGACATCATGAGCTTTAGATCTTGTTGGAATGGAGCTACTAAGAATATCTTCTCTCTTTTGCTAAGAATGGGGGAAAAACTTCTGGTATAAGCTAAAGAGTTTGAAAAATGCATTAGCATATTCAGTTAAGGGGAAATGATATAGTGGAGCCAGTTAAACCGTAATAAGGTAAGAGCACCAATCAGATAGGGCAAGTGGCATCTAAAAGTACTTtccaaaaaaatctgaaatttttcaaaaagtaCTTTTAGAATGCCACATGGCACTGATCAGTGCTCTACCTTACTGTGGTTCAACCGGCTCTATTGTATCATTTCCCTCTTAATCAAGATCCATTTGTGGAGCAGCGAGAATAACATAAGAACAAAACCAAGATTAATTATCAATAATTATGGGTACAAATTTGGGCATGGATATGGGGAGCAGGTATATGACTCACCATTTTCCACAACCAACTACATGAATCCAACGGACAACTGAATTTCGTTGGAAAATTGCTGTAAGTTTGGATAataatgaatgtaaaatgaaaaaaTATTGTCAAACTACATCCTACAAATACTGATGCAGTCCGGCACTGGCATCACTATCGTATCGTCCTGATAGTTGTACCCTAAGCATATTGCATAAACAACTAACTAAGCATTAAGCATTCTCGTTGACAATGTCACACGGACAGATAAAATGCAGTCTGCGTATGGAAGCACAAGTGGATCAGATCAcaaacattcagtttaatcaagaagaaaacaaaaactaATGATGTTTCCTAGTATTAATtatgaggaagtagccctcagATGGCAGTTCCATTACTTTCAAACCCGAATAGAACGTAAAGCGGTTGTGATTTGGGATTGGGACCCCAAAAATGAATCCTTCGGAAGGTAATTATAATTTGCTGATTTTCACATTATTAGATTAGTTATTACAATTCAATctgatggtgcatccaaatgtgcCCACGGTGAATACAAATCCATAACAGCACTATAGGGGCACCTTTCACCCCTTCCTTTTTtaatctcacttccattctgagGTTGTTATCTGGTCGTCATTCGGTGGCAAATCCAAATCACCCAAAATTTGGGGTACATCAAAATGTGCAAATACTCTAATTACCCAAGAAATGAAAGGacgcaacaaaaaaaaaaaaaaagttacataGAAAATATCAAGTGGGTTGTTGCAATTCAAACTGAGAAACAGAGAAATGCATTCTATTTATAAAGAATTCAATCAGTAAACACTACACTAGAAGCACCCATCAGAAAAATGAACCTTAAAAACGTTTTGGAGCAGATGGGTATTTTACCAGCCACATATCAGGAGACCAGCGATGGCGACCGGCATCAAGGAAGCTGTCGTTGACAATTTCCCAAGCTTCCTCAACTATTCCTTCATTAGTAACCGACTCAGGAGCGACTTCTTCGACGACTCCTTCATCTTCTAGGCAGAACTGGGTAGTAGGTGATTGAAGGGATGGGGATtgaagggaaagagagggaggagGAGAAGCGAGGAGGAGACCAAAGGAAAGGGTCCCAGCAAGAGCATGAAATGCTAGTGTTTGGTGCCATTCAGGACTCCTTTGTGGGGAGTTGTGTTTGTAGGAGGAGATGATTGGAGGATAGGAAGGGAGTTGTCTTGCAGTTGCTACTCCCAGTTTGAGTGAGCAGCTGCAAAACAGAGCAACCATCATCACAACCAATTCTTCTGGAATGCGTACCTGTGGACTGCACTGCATACACAGGTCTAGTAGGACTGTTCATCTGTATGGGAACTTTAACATTCAACGGTTTGTTTCCTGCCAACGTGTCTCTTTTTTTAGCATCCGATCCGTGCAAAGGGTGCAACGCGTCAAGGATATCAAACATGGTAAAAATTAGGATGGTTCATTTGTCAGGAGAGCTACGCcttcaaaatcaatggacagccggTGGTCCGACTCAATgtaggtgtgtggcccacctcatgagtgGATTGTTCAATTTTTTGTTCCAGATTATCTTCATTATATGGCCCACTACTTTTATGGCTCAAGTATTCCGCAGAAGCGATACATTAGCAGAAATAAAAGCGTTGTATTTCAAAATGGCCGTACGCGCTTTGTGGATATGGAATCCCGATCTCCCACACGTGTCGAATTCGCACGTAAGAGATGTAGATATGTTCGTATGTGCAGCCGAGCTGATGGCCTGATGGCAATCCCTGCACCCCCAAGCTATTGTACGAAAATACAATATTCCAACCAGCAGTATGAGGCCCAAATCAAAGACTGGAGGGTGATTAACTGATAAGAAGTGAGATACACTTGAaatggaaagggattggctactccccctgccatcagcccggtggctggtggtcggtgctctgtgggccccaccatgatgtatgtgtttcatccatgccgttcatccatttttacaaatcattttatggcttgatcccaaaattgagaggtatatatatctcaagtgaaccacaccacaggaaaaaaaatagtgattggatatctaccattaaaatcctcctaaggcccaatgtatggtttatttgacatccaatctgttgattaggtcatacagacctagatgaagggaaaaaacaaagatcagcttgatccaaaacttttatggcccctaaaaagtttttaatggtcgacgctcattcaacactgtttcctgtaatgtggttcacttgagattgggatataattcattttttgtctcatgccctaaaatgatctagaaaaatagatggacggcattgatgtaacacatacatcatggtggggcccacagcaccgaccactagccattggctggtagcagggggagtagccaatccttttccgaTATGAAATGCTTCAAGTGCACAAAAATCAGTATCTGATCATCAGGGGGTCTCTCA containing:
- the LOC131240777 gene encoding carboxyl-terminal-processing peptidase 1, chloroplastic isoform X3, whose protein sequence is MMVALFCSCSLKLGVATARQLPSYPPIISSYKHNSPQRSPEWHQTLAFHALAGTLSFGLLLASPPPSLSLQSPSLQSPTTQFCLEDEGVVEEVAPESVTNEGIVEEAWEIVNDSFLDAGRHRWSPDMWLFSKMARYDVTGIGVNLREIPDDNGAIKVKVLGIILDGPAHSAGVRQGDEVLSVNGVEIKGKSAFEVSSLLQGPKETFVTIEVKHGNCGPVQSFKVQRQITARTPVFYRLEPVENGAASVGYIRLKEFNALARKDLVIAMKHLQDSGASYFVLDLRDNLGGLVQAGIEAAKLFLNEGDTVTYTVGRDPQFQRTIVAENAPLVTAPAIVLVNNRTASASEIVATALHDNCRAVLVGDRTFGKGLIQSVFELHDGSGVVVTVGKYVTPNHMDINGNGVEPDFPRIPAWSAVTKHLSDCNMQRKG
- the LOC131240777 gene encoding carboxyl-terminal-processing peptidase 1, chloroplastic isoform X4, which gives rise to MMVALFCSCSLKLGVATARQLPSYPPIISSYKHNSPQRSPEWHQTLAFHALAGTLSFGLLLASPPPSLSLQSPSLQSPTTQFCLEDEGVVEEVAPESVTNEGIVEEAWEIVNDSFLDAGRHRWSPDMWLQKREDILSSSIPTRSKAHDVIRRMLASLGDPYTRFLSPSEGDEVLSVNGVEIKGKSAFEVSSLLQGPKETFVTIEVKHGNCGPVQSFKVQRQITARTPVFYRLEPVENGAASVGYIRLKEFNALARKDLVIAMKHLQDSGASYFVLDLRDNLGGLVQAGIEAAKLFLNEGDTVTYTVGRDPQFQRTIVAENAPLVTAPAIVLVNNRTASASEIVATALHDNCRAVLVGDRTFGKGLIQSVFELHDGSGVVVTVGKYVTPNHMDINGNGVEPDFPRIPAWSAVTKHLSDCNMQRKG
- the LOC131240777 gene encoding carboxyl-terminal-processing peptidase 1, chloroplastic isoform X2, with the translated sequence MMVALFCSCSLKLGVATARQLPSYPPIISSYKHNSPQRSPEWHQTLAFHALAGTLSFGLLLASPPPSLSLQSPSLQSPTTQFCLEDEGVVEEVAPESVTNEGIVEEAWEIVNDSFLDAGRHRWSPDMWLQKREDILSSSIPTRSKAHDVIRRMLASLGDPYTRFLSPSEFSKMARYDVTGIGVNLREIPDDNGAIKVKVLGIILDGPAHSAGVRQGDEVLSVNGVEIKGKSAFEVSSLLQGPKETFVTIEVKHGNCGPVQSFKVQRQITARTPVFYRLEPVENGAASVGYIRLKEFNALARKDLVIAMKHLQDSGASYFVLDLRDNLGGLVQAGIEAAKLFLNEGDTVTYTVGRDPQFQRTIVAENAPLVTAPAIVLVNNRTASASEIVATALHDNCRAVLVGDRTFGKGLIQSVFELHDGSGVVVTVGKYVTPNHMDINGNGVEPDFPRIPGY
- the LOC131240777 gene encoding carboxyl-terminal-processing peptidase 1, chloroplastic isoform X1, with amino-acid sequence MMVALFCSCSLKLGVATARQLPSYPPIISSYKHNSPQRSPEWHQTLAFHALAGTLSFGLLLASPPPSLSLQSPSLQSPTTQFCLEDEGVVEEVAPESVTNEGIVEEAWEIVNDSFLDAGRHRWSPDMWLQKREDILSSSIPTRSKAHDVIRRMLASLGDPYTRFLSPSEFSKMARYDVTGIGVNLREIPDDNGAIKVKVLGIILDGPAHSAGVRQGDEVLSVNGVEIKGKSAFEVSSLLQGPKETFVTIEVKHGNCGPVQSFKVQRQITARTPVFYRLEPVENGAASVGYIRLKEFNALARKDLVIAMKHLQDSGASYFVLDLRDNLGGLVQAGIEAAKLFLNEGDTVTYTVGRDPQFQRTIVAENAPLVTAPAIVLVNNRTASASEIVATALHDNCRAVLVGDRTFGKGLIQSVFELHDGSGVVVTVGKYVTPNHMDINGNGVEPDFPRIPAWSAVTKHLSDCNMQRKG